Genomic DNA from Budorcas taxicolor isolate Tak-1 chromosome 5, Takin1.1, whole genome shotgun sequence:
tgtagtctggctgtgaaaagaagaacaGCTGGAAGACTTCTTTCTGACATCAAGACATtgtataaagttattataaataaagtAATATAGTATAGGtgcaagaataaacaaacagagaaaGAATGTTGAGAGCTTTGTTACAGATCAGTATTTATGAACTCTATATaaaacaggctacccactccagtattcttgcctggagaatcccatcgacagagcagcctggctggctgcatacagtccatggggtcataaagagttggacaggactgagcgactaaacaacaaacaaaataaaactgaagggaatgaaaaaaaaagactgaagggAATAAGTCAACTATcctccaatgaaaattaattaaaaaatgaacagaggGGATATTGCAGGATTATAGGGAGAGGACAGTTTTGTTCAATTACTGTAGTAGAGAGGATTGATTATCCATATTCAAAAATGAAATTGTTCTCCTGCCTCATATCATGTTCAAAAACCAACCTAAAGTGGAGAATTGATTAAAATATGAAAGCAAATTaatgttttagaagaaaaatatggAGAATATATTCATGACCTTGAGACAGAGAATGATTTCTTAAACATGTCACAAAATGTGCTAGCCATTAAAGAGACTATCACCAAAGTATACTACGTTAAAGTAAGAATTACTGTCCAACAAAAATAACACTGACaacagaaaacataggaaaatatgttttaatgcATATAATTAATAAAGGATTCGAGTATAGAATATTTAAACCATTGTTCCAAATCAATAGGAAAAGTACTGACAACAGAAAAATGGGCTAAGTCCTGAACAGgcacaatagaaaagaaaaaaatgaaatgtctgCTAAACATATGAAATATTTCTAACTTCATTagttttcagagaaatgcaaattcaattcacagtgagataccactaaaAACCTTGTGGATGGTAATAATTAAAGTCTGGCAGTAACAAGTATTGATGATACTGCAGAGCAACTAGACCTTCAGTGAATTTCTGCTGGTGAGCGTGTACAGTAGTACTCAGTtctgtggctcagttgtgtccagctctttgtgaccccatggcctgcagcatgccaggcttccttgtccatcaccaacttccagagcttgttcaaactcatgtgcatcgagttggtgataccattcaaccatctcatcctctgtcgtccccttctcctcctgccttcaatctttcccagcatcagggtcttttccaaggagtcagttcttcccatcaggtggccaaagtattggtgcttcagtttcagcatcagtctttccaatgaatattcaggactgattccctttaggattgactctttgatctccttgcagtccaggggactctcgagagttttctccaacaccacagttcaaaagcatcaattcttcagtgctcagctttctttatagttcaactctcacatccatgcatgagtactgggaaaatcataactttgattagacaaacctttgttggcaaagtaatgtctctgctttttaatatgctgtctaggttggtcatagcttttcttccaaggagcaagtgtcttttaatttcagggctgcagtcaccatctgcagtgatatgggagcccccaaaataaagtctctcattgtttccattgtttccctatctatctgccatgaagtgatgggactagatgccatgatctttgctttttgaatgttaagttttaagccagctttttcatgctcctctttcactttcatcatgagattctttagttcctttcactttctaccataagggtcatatcttctacatatctgaggctattggtatttctcctggccatcttgattccagcttgtgcttcatccagcctggcatttctcgtgatgtactctgcatataagttaaataagcagggtgacagtatacagctttgaggtactcctttccctatttgaaccagcctgttgttccatgtccgattctaactgttgcttatttacctgcatacagattataCTGCATACAGCAGTATAATCGTTTTGAAAAAGGTTGCCCCAACCATAGTTGGCCATAGGTATAACCTATTACCAGCAGTTGCATACATGTGCATGGACCTTACAGAAATGCATGCTTGTGTGCTCTAAGGATACATGGTCAAAAATGCTCAGAGGTGCAGAGCTTGTACTAGCCAAACACTGGAAACAAGGCAATTATCTACCAgaagaagagaagataaataCATTTTAGTTCATTAAGATAATGGATCACTTTTCAGTAATGAGAACTGATGAGTTATGTTTGCACGAAACAACATAGATAAATTTCAGAAAACCCTGAGCTGAAGACAGAACCCaaagtatgatttcacttatataaagTTCAGAAGCAGGCAAATCTGATCTATATGGTTTTGTGATAGATTATGAAGTGGTAGAATTATGAAGCAAAGCACAAAGTGATTGCTTTAAAAGCCATGGGATGATTACCTTTAAGAGAAAGTGAGGGATTCGTGTTTGGGCTGTGAAGGTCACCTGAGGCTTTGGTAATGTTGCGTTTTTTGAGCTGGGTTGTTGGAATGTTCACTTTACAATAATTTGATAAACTGTACATTTATGTTTTTCACTTTGTTAGACTTGGTTatatttcaaagtgaaaataCTGAAAAGATAAGTGTGTAAGACTTGTAGGACTTTGCAGAAGAATACCAGTGGTCACCAAAATCTACTCTAAGCACAAATATTGAtagaaaaacatgtttaaaagCACATGGACATTAAGGTTTGCAAAACTACACCCATAAAGCATAAAATGGacactaagggcttcccaggtgaccctagtggtaaagaacacacctgccaatgcaggagacataagaaatgcgggttcaggaagatcctgggtcaggaagatcccctggaggagggcatggcaatccactccagtattcttgcctggagaatcccatagacagaggagcctggtgggcttcagtccacagggtcccaaagagtcagacacaactgaaatgtcttaacacacatgcataataatgaaaatattgatTTTCAGCAATTCTTTTCAACCAATTCACCTGGAGCTGAAACAAAGGAACTGCATAGGAAGAACAGAGAAGGTGGGGACCTTAACTATTATGGTAAAAGAAAATTTACTTAGTGCAGTATGCCCCCAAAGTAAGTGGTTATATAGGAAAAGGaaactaagatttttttccctccttcacaGTGACTCACCACAACTTTCTATCCTGTAAGAAAGGAACGGGGTTCTTCAGGCTCCCAAAGCAGCACCCAAAGGTGACATGCGTCAGagagaaaccagaactgaaaggtACAGAGAGTAGAAGAAATTCCTTCCTTATTTCCATTCAAATTCATAGCCTGATTTAAAGCATATCATTTCTACATTATTATataaagagagatgaaaagagcACAATATGAGAATCTGGCACAAGAGCAGACATCAGTAAATTGAGATAGAATTATTTTCATGATTGTGAGCAGTTGAATAACTAATCAGAGAATACGAACAAAATATTTATGGCCATTTTTGGCATCCAAAgcataacattttcttttaattcagaTATATAAGGACTGCTCCCTCCTAGAATATGTAAACTTTGCCAAAGTGTCTTTATCTCTTTTATTCTGTGAAGGCTCATTACATGAGCATCTTAGCAGGTTCATTACTTCCTTCAGGTAAAACGTCCTGTCAAAAGCTTTGTTATAGGAACTCTTTCAACATGGTTGTAAATAACTGTAGGGATGTTGAAAAGTGATCATGTCTTCTAAGAGAAAACCTGGTAATTTTCTCATGGTCATTATGTGATTCAGATACTTTTGTTTAGgagctatttaaaaatgtaattttcaggATCTTTTTTTAATAGGGGGGACAGAATGATTGTGGTAATCTTGGTATTATTCTCTTAAATGTTAATTGGATATTAGGTAGTAAAATAACTGTATGATTTGTTATATATGGCATGCTCCCTTGGACctaattttcctttcaattttcacATGAGGGGGCACCTGGAATTGCTGTCCTGTGGGCTGGAGAGCCTTCTGGTCCAACtgctattttccttttaatgacaACAAGACGTGGGCTCAGAGTGAAAGCCACTGCTCTGGGATGGGAGGTCACCTGGCCACCATCAGCACAGAGGCTGAGCAGGTATGCTGAGAGGCTCATGTCAGTTTCTCTGCTGGTTTGAATCTCTTCGCAGAGAGAGGAATTTCTCAGCTCTGCTCCACCTCTGTGCCTTTGCTTCCTCTCCCCCATCTGCCTGGAAAGACTTTCTTCCTCTTGCATTTTTCTTCACATGGCCAACATCTTCTGGTCTTCCCAGATCTGACTCATGTGATATTTTCTCAAGAAAACTACCCTGACCACCTTCCCCACTCCATCCTTTTCGTTCTAATCTGGAGATGCTTTCATGGAATTTTGTGCATTTTATGACCAGGGCACTTAGTTCAGTGTTCACTACTCCAGCTCTTCCAATGACTCCTCCTTTGCAGAGGGCTACAGCCATGCTTTATCCATGTTTGTATCTCCAATGTCTGTGCAGTGTTAGGCCCACTTAAATGATGATTAAGTTAATCAATGAATGGTTAATTAGGACTGAAATATCTTTTCAGGATAAAGAATAGGACGGATAATTCAGATGTATATTTGttattctaaaaaaagaaatctcaaggtAAAGTCATTTCTGAgctgaaatttatttcctcatgcaatatatttccatatattaTATACCCAGACTCGGATTCTGCTCCATTCTTGGTTAACATGGTTTCCTGGAGGACTTTGTTTCCATGGCTTTGCAGCTATAGGTTCAGGATCTCTTTGAAATAAGTGTAATTTAATGAAATATGCAATCAATTAATgaaggtaatttaaaaaataaaatttcctaaaaATCCAATCCCATTAAGAACCTATGCTAAGTAATTTGCAAgctgatctcatttaatcttcacagtgaCCCTCTGAAGTAATGGAGTTGTCCCTTTTGGAGCTGAGAAAACTGGGGTTTGGTGACATTAAAGCAATTATTAACATCACACCATAAATGTCAGAGGCAGGATCTGAAAACATATAACCAATGCTTTTGTGTTTAACTAGTAGTTTATTTGacctctttcctcttttcctaaaATAACAGTTATCAACTGATAAATGCAAATATACTTATAGAAATTCACATTTTTACGCAGAACTTTATCACTCAATTTTTGGATAGACGATTTTCATATTTCCTGGGACTTAGGAATGAGAACCTTGACGGCCAGTGGCATTGGGTGGACAAGAAACCATTTAACCCACAGATGGTGTGAGTATACCAACTAGGGTAAAATAGCTTTATAGGCAAAGGTAGGAAGAAGACAGCAAGCCAAATTCATTTTGGGGTGGGTTATATCACTgtaagtcttccctggtgacccagtggtaaagaatccacctatcaattcAGGAGatggcaggttcaatccctaggttgggaagatcccctggaaaagggaacggcaacccactccagtattcttgcctgggaagtcccatggacagagaagacttgcgggctacagtccattgggtagcaaaagagtcagacatgacttagcaactaaacaacaacaataccagAATATGAATGCCTACTCAGAACAGAGCACTGTCTGTTCAGGAACCTCTATGCTAGTCGATTGCTCTGACTCTGTTGGACAGTGCAACTGTAAATGTTTCACTAAGGGCATTTTCTCTGCCTTGTCCTCTGACCTCTACTATACACACacaacatgtacacacacaacatgtacacacacgtgtatatatatattttcatttcagattcTGGCACAAGCGTGAATCCAACaatgatcagaaagaaaaatgtgttgtTCTTGTTAACGACAAAGACAAATGGGCCTGGAGTGATTTTCCTTGTGACTATAAGACAAGATGGATTTGCAAGATAACTGGAACTGCATTCAACTAAAAACCTACGAAGGGGGCCCTGTGATGAGgacagaaaataagaaacaatGCGACTAAACAGAACATATATGTATTGTGGGAACAGAGAAAACGTTTTCTGTCATAGAACATTTTCAGTCATGAtggccttatttatttatttttttgtttcattcattcaagataatgtattttttgtgttgtgttttgGTGGAAAGAATCATATTTTTCTGTGAGAATCAATTTCATTAACTTTGTTTTCTTGATAGTATTTCAGGCAGGGCATTTACTTTTCAACTGGTGTGTATTGATTACATATTTAATAGCTTGAATGGTGAAATCTTTTAAGTCACCATTTCCTCTGCTCTGATGATTCTTAGCACTTAAAGTTCAAAGGTGGGATATTTCAATTGGTAGTGGTGTATCCTTTTTTAACCCAAATATCACAAACTTTAAAGGTTTTAAGCAGCATTTTTATTGCCTGGTGCGTTGTTTTCAGGTTTTTTAATAGTATCAGTCATTATATTGAAATTCCATgagcaaaatattttctgaagaacAGTATAGAATAGTTAGAATTATGGTATTGCCCAGGAAGAAagagattccctggtagctcagttggtaaagaatctgcttgcagtgcaggagaccctggttggttgctgggttgggaagatctgctggagaagggatagggtacctactcctgtattcttgggcttccctggtggctcagatggtaaagaatctgcctgcaatgcagtagagctgggttctatccctgggttgggaagatctcctggagaagggaacggctacccactcttgcctggattcttgcctggagaatcctaagggcagaggagcctggggttataaagagtcacacatgactgagtgaatttcacttcccagcaagaaaaaaatatccatttaccttttaaaaattttactccaCTTTAAAAATCTTACCACAGTGAGGAGTCTCAAGCTGACAATTTCTTTTTGAGTGGAAAAGTCCCTTACAGGCCATCTTAAGCACACTCTTTTAATTCTATaactaaggaaacaaaagttttGGGAAACCAAAGAGCTCACCTTCACAGGGTTAGTTTATGATGTAAACAAGACTGTGGCCCAGAACTAGCTTTCATAGTAGGTGGAATGTATTCCCTTTGGTATTACAGAAAAGTTACTGGTGGTGCTGTGGCCTCTTGGCTAACAGATAGATAATAGTTCTTAATTATTGATGTAACACTGTATTAGTGTTTCTGCATTTTTAATTAGAATCAGAAGAAAATcgtatttttaatccatttatgtaaattgttgctgctgctgctgctgctgctaagtcgcttcagtcgtgtctgactctgtgtgaccccatagatggcagcccaccaggctcccccgttcctgggattctccaggcaagaacactggagtgggttgccatttccatctccaaggcatgaaagtgaaaagtgaaagtgaagtcgctcagtcgcgtctgactctttgtgaccccatggactgtagcctaccaggctcttctgtccatgggattttccaggcaagagtgctggagtgggctgccatggtTAGCATGTTTATTTAGAGCTATAAAGCTACAGTTCGAACTAGCAAGAAAAGTCACGACTTTAACAACCTGAAGTTGTGCTTTTGTGATGTATGTAGCTTTAATTGTGaagcagtcatgtccaacatcaACAAAATATGGAGgtctttctaaaacattttattttgctgatgaTTCCTGGATCCAAGCTAAAAAATTTCAAGTGACATCTTTTTAGCTacattccttggtggctcagatggtaaagaatctgcctgcaatgcagaggacgtgtattcgatccctgggtcaggaagattccctggagaagggaatggctacccactccagtattcttgcctggaaaatttcatggatagaggagcctggtgggcttcagtccatggggccagaaagagtcggacatgactgagcaactaacattttcatcttccttactactatattaaaaaaacagtatttATTCTTAAATTAGTGGTTTTCTAAGTTCAGAATATTAGTGTATGATTGACTGTATGTGTTTACGTGTCTGTGTTTAAAGCTGATGCTTTTAACTGAAATAACATCAAGGGACTTTGTGTTTGCCATAAATTACATAGCATTAATCTATAAAACTTGTTGAAATAGACTTTATATAGTTAATATTATCCACTCTCCATTTGTATAAAACTGTGTTTAAAGATTCAGTAGTCAATAAAATGTGACCTCTCTGTGATTTTATACATCTCTGTCTACATCGATACCCTAATCTTTTTCTCCCAATTCGGATCAATTTTCATTCTCTCCATGGCTTCCACCAGACCAAGTAAACATCGGTTTACCTGGATTATTACAATGGCCTTCTGGTGATCTCCCTGTTTCCACCCTTGATCCCTTTCAGCCAATTCTCAACTCTCATGGCACCTTTTATACATAATCTTCACAATTTCTTTAAAACAGCTAATagtaatttcataaaaataaatgctaatttCTTAAGAACATTGTAATAGAATGTCCTCGAAGTCTGAAACGTTAAAAAAACCTAAGCACTttttggagacttccctggcaatccattggttaagacttcaccttccaatgcaggaggtgccagtttgatccctgcttggggagatAAGGTCTCCCAtgactcatggccaaaaaaccaaaccgtgaaacagaagcaatgttgtaacaaattcaataagacttaaaaaaaaggtccacatcaacaaagtcttaaaaaaaacaaaacaaaacattttttatctttgaaaaagtaATTATATGTGTTAATAAGGCAAACAgtaaaaaacattattaaaatataaggTGATGCTCTCTTCCACTCCGAACCTCTAAATGCCCCTTCAGCGTAACTATGATTACTGATTTCTTATGCATATATCCATATATGGTTATGTCTCCCTGCATGCATCCACATACGCACATGTAAAATCTCCCTAAGTATGTCCCACCCAATGAAGGATTTAGGGGCTATATTGTTGAGAAAGGAAAAGGACAACAGGTtgggaggaggaagaaatgaaagagcaagaggagagaagtaagtcagaaagaaaaacacaaatattgtaccttaatgcatatatatggaatctagaaggatggtactgatgaagctatttgcagggcaggaatagagatgcagacatagaaaacgaacttgtagacacagcagggggaaggagaaggtggcatGAATTGAGAGATTTGCATTGACCTAtctatactaccatgtgtaaagtgGATATCTAGTAGGAAGCTGCTgggtagcacagggagctcagctggatactcttttttaaaaaaatataaatttatttattttaattggaggttaattactttactgtattgtattggttttgccatacatcaacatgaatccgccacaagtatacacgtgttccccatcctgaacccccctccctccccgtaacgcatatatatggaatttagaaagatggtaatgataaccctgtatgcgagacagcaagagacactgatgtataaaacagtctttcaGCTGGGTActcctgtgacaacctagaggagtgggatggctgtgggagtgggagggaggctcaagagggaagatatacatataactgattcatgttattgtatagcagaaactaacacaacatcgtaaagcaattatcctctagtttaaaaaacaaagagcaaGAAGAACATTTTACATGAttccttattatttttctgtttagggACCctttaggaaaaaattttttgtgGTTATCTATAAGGCCTctaacctggaggagggcatggcaatccactccagtactcttgcctagagaatcccatgcgcagaggagcctggcaggcttcagtccagggtcgcatggagtcagacaaaactgaagcaactaagcagcagcagcataaggccTATAAAATTCTTGAATTTCAAGAATTCTTTAATTTCACTTCAActtttttatttgataaatttaagtaaaattaaatttcatactTTAAAAGAATACATCGTCTGCTGTATGATTCCTATTGATCTTAACCTATACCAACTTGgaattcaattctttttttagCTTTCATCTCTATACAATTGTTgctctgaaaaaattttaataataaataagtaacattttaaaaagatgtagtaaagtgatttttattttttttaaaaattagaagctCAAGTGGTAATAGTATTCAAATTATAACAGTGGTTTAATTGGAGAACATGGTCTTGGGAATATGAATGActgattattcttt
This window encodes:
- the CLEC4D gene encoding C-type lectin domain family 4 member D; the encoded protein is MGQEEPQNKLERGQHSQLIPWTIAIFFMSLLSACFIANCVVTHHNFLSCKKGTGFFRLPKQHPKVTCVREKPELKGGTWNCCPVGWRAFWSNCYFPFNDNKTWAQSESHCSGMGGHLATISTEAEQNFITQFLDRRFSYFLGLRNENLDGQWHWVDKKPFNPQMVFWHKRESNNDQKEKCVVLVNDKDKWAWSDFPCDYKTRWICKITGTAFN